In Heliomicrobium undosum, the following proteins share a genomic window:
- the yhbH gene encoding sporulation protein YhbH: MSGDFSISREDWSLHRKGFIDQTRHQEKVREAIKKNLPQIISEEALILNDGQKTVKVPIRSLEEYRIRYDYNKQKHVGQGNGGSKVGDVLGRELQPTPGQGNGGAGSEPGVDYFEAEVDVDELEDILFADLNLPNMEEKAAPELETESYRFNDIRKKGLQGNIDRKRTLIEAFKRNALKGTPGFFPVLPEDLRYKTWEIHHERHSNAVVLAMMDTSGSMGNFEKYIARTFFFWMTRFLRSKYHAVQIVFVAHHTEAKEVTEEEFFTKGESGGTRCSSAYQLANEIIDKRFPPQDYNIYAFHFSDGDNLSTDNEQCVRLVNDLLGKCNQFGYGEIVRSHFSSTLMNAFRKVQGSKFSTVTIRDKSEVYGALKTFFKPTEM; this comes from the coding sequence ATGTCCGGCGATTTCTCTATCAGCCGGGAGGACTGGTCGCTCCACCGCAAGGGCTTCATCGACCAGACCCGCCACCAGGAAAAGGTGCGCGAGGCGATCAAGAAAAACCTCCCCCAGATCATCAGCGAGGAAGCGCTGATCCTCAACGACGGCCAGAAGACGGTGAAGGTGCCCATCCGCTCCTTGGAAGAGTACCGCATCCGCTATGACTACAACAAGCAGAAGCACGTCGGCCAGGGCAACGGCGGCAGCAAGGTGGGCGATGTCCTCGGCCGGGAACTGCAGCCGACGCCCGGTCAGGGTAACGGCGGCGCCGGATCCGAGCCGGGCGTGGACTACTTTGAGGCTGAAGTCGATGTCGACGAACTGGAAGACATCCTCTTTGCCGACTTAAACCTCCCCAACATGGAGGAAAAGGCCGCCCCCGAACTGGAAACCGAATCCTACCGCTTCAACGACATCCGCAAAAAAGGGCTCCAGGGCAACATCGACCGCAAGCGCACCCTGATCGAGGCCTTTAAGCGAAACGCCCTAAAGGGGACCCCCGGCTTTTTCCCCGTCCTGCCGGAAGACCTCCGCTACAAGACCTGGGAGATCCACCACGAGCGCCACTCCAACGCCGTCGTGCTGGCCATGATGGACACATCGGGTTCGATGGGCAACTTTGAAAAGTACATCGCCCGCACCTTCTTCTTCTGGATGACCCGTTTCCTGCGCTCCAAGTACCACGCCGTCCAGATCGTCTTCGTCGCCCACCACACGGAGGCGAAGGAGGTCACCGAGGAGGAATTCTTCACCAAAGGCGAATCGGGCGGAACGCGCTGCTCCTCGGCCTACCAACTGGCCAACGAGATCATCGACAAGCGCTTCCCGCCCCAGGACTACAACATCTACGCCTTCCACTTCTCCGACGGCGACAACCTGTCGACCGACAACGAACAGTGCGTCCGCCTGGTCAACGACTTGTTGGGCAAGTGCAACCAGTTCGGTTACGGCGAAATCGTCCGGTCTCATTTTTCCAGCACGTTGATGAACGCCTTCCGGAAAGTCCAGGGCTCGAAGTTTTCGACGGTGACGATCCGGGATAAGAGCGAAGTGTACGGGGCGTTGAAGACCTTTTTTAAGCCGACGGAGATGTAG
- a CDS encoding immunity 26/phosphotriesterase HocA family protein has protein sequence MLVKMKPSRKKPKSGDVFVIQPKEGIYVYGKVIKADLASPSAFIQGQYLVFIYHTVCEKIVQPVELNPQKLLFQPLIVSKLGWTMGFYQTVYSTKVTQEDHAVDYGFYDADELNVPIKNIEKFVDEECQPLGYQPKLWDQYALSSYGYIGRLVHKALALHVAEDQ, from the coding sequence TTGCTAGTTAAAATGAAACCTTCTCGAAAAAAGCCCAAAAGTGGCGACGTTTTTGTGATTCAGCCGAAAGAGGGCATATATGTCTATGGGAAGGTAATTAAAGCAGATTTGGCGAGCCCATCAGCTTTTATCCAAGGACAATATCTCGTTTTTATCTATCACACAGTTTGTGAAAAAATTGTACAACCAGTAGAACTTAACCCTCAAAAACTTTTATTTCAACCGTTGATTGTAAGTAAATTGGGATGGACAATGGGATTTTATCAAACGGTTTACTCGACTAAGGTGACGCAAGAGGATCACGCTGTCGATTATGGATTTTATGATGCAGATGAATTGAATGTTCCTATAAAAAATATCGAGAAATTCGTTGATGAAGAATGTCAACCATTGGGATATCAACCTAAGCTGTGGGATCAGTATGCATTGTCTAGCTACGGATACATCGGTAGATTGGTTCATAAGGCTCTAGCATTACATGTTGCTGAAGATCAGTAG